GTATGATATGATTGAGCATTATCAAAGCAAGCTATTTCATACATTTGAATATATTTTTCAGAAACATGCTCATCACAAAAGAGACGCTATTTTAGAAGTATTTGAATATCTAGAGTCAGAACCACTTCTGGCTGCCCTTCTTTCTGAAAATGGGACCAAAGAAATCCAAAATTTCTTACGAAATAAACTTCATATCATGCTCAGTATAGATTTACAAAAGCGATTTATGCAACTGAATCTCAATACTACTGAATTAGAATACAGTAGCATCTATCTAACTCACGCACTTTTTGGTGTTTGTCAAACTTGGATTGCACATGGAAAAAAAGAAAGTCCTCAAGAAATAACAGACTTCCTTATGAAAATGCTTGGTGATACGAATTGATACAAAAAAGGGAACAACACTGTGTTCCCTTTTATCTATACTCCGCCAGTAGGACTCGAACCTACGACATCATGATTAACAGTCATGCGCTACTACCAACTGAGCTATGGCGGATAAAATAGTCCGTACGGGATTCGAACCCGTGTTACCGCCGTGAAAAGGCGGTGTCTTAACCCCTTGACCAACGGACCTTTTATCTGTAGCAGATATAACCATTATATCAATTTCTTGCTAATTGTCAATTACTTTTGAGATTTTTTCTCTAGAATATCTTTTAATTTTCTAATTTTTAACCTTGAAATAGGACAGCGATGATCTTCATAGAAAACAATTTCTAAGTTT
This window of the Streptococcus sp. 116-D4 genome carries:
- a CDS encoding TetR/AcrR family transcriptional regulator; the encoded protein is MQESNKRLKTKRTIENAMVQLLMEQPFDQISTVKLAKKAGISRSSFYTHYKDKYDMIEHYQSKLFHTFEYIFQKHAHHKRDAILEVFEYLESEPLLAALLSENGTKEIQNFLRNKLHIMLSIDLQKRFMQLNLNTTELEYSSIYLTHALFGVCQTWIAHGKKESPQEITDFLMKMLGDTN